The Lathyrus oleraceus cultivar Zhongwan6 chromosome 5, CAAS_Psat_ZW6_1.0, whole genome shotgun sequence genome includes the window TTAGGGAAGGAATCACCCATGAAGTCCTTTTCATATTCTACATTAGTTTATAACAGTTCATCTTATCATCACGCCAAAAATAGACAGGTCAGAAATAGAACACTAGAAGAATATTCAAGAATGAGGGAATTCCCTTTTATTACTCGCCAAAGATAATTTTCCTATCCTTTTTTGAGCCAGGGTCCACTAGCAAGCGCATCTCTCTGTACCATTTCCATTGTTTCTTAGATGCAGCACTAGAAGAAACAACACCATCGGCATAACTCAGAACCTCAAAGAAGGATACTAATTGCCTCTTAAGGTCAACCTCATCTTGAGTTAAACTGATTACTATATAAATATATGACGATAAATCCTCCAAGAAATGACTTTGACGTCAGGACTTGCATAACCTATCTGAACATCGGTAAGGAAGTTTGGGCTCTATGGTACATATGTTAGCGTGTGTCAGCTCGTTTAAGTTGGTGACCAAGAAATTATGATTTTTGAAGTGTTTGATACTCTCTGAATACACTTTGAACATCTTGAAACATTTCTAGATGGATATGAGAGCTTGGCCTCAAACCGAATCAACAGAGTTGCGTTGAGGTTAAAAAAGTGTAAGAATAGTGGCACTGTTGGCACGCCATTCTTGTACACACAACAGTATTAAAAAACCTTGATGTAGACCAGGTTCACTATATGTAATTGGGAAAAGGAAATCAGTAAATGATTAAGCAAGTACATCTCAAATTCGTTGAAATGGAGGCAAAAATCTATCAAAGAGAATAGGTATTTGTGGAGAGGAATTATGCACCATTCAATTTATTGTATGTCCTCTTGTCTTCCTCGAGGAGAATCACACCCATCATCGTAGGGTCTCGCCATCGTGAAGGCATAATCTAAACCTCCTTTGATAGCAAAGAGGGAGGCATCATTCAATGTCTCCTGATCTACCTACATCAAAGAGTTATCTTCAATCACCTTACAAGTTTCAGGTTGAACGCCTTCCATTAAAAATTTTGGCACACATAAAATAGGAAAAGACATGTACAAAAATCTCTTAAAGATAACATTTCTAGCATAGTACGTCTATGGAAAAGAGGTTCACTAAGATGTCAAACAATCTGACAAGAAGCTCATGGCCTTCTTCCAATAAATCCTAATAAGTAAAACAAGGTTGAAAGAAAGAGAAATTTGGTCGTTACCTTTAAAGGGGTGGATTTGTGATATTCACGCGCTGAAAGATAAGGGCGCGAACTTGTAAAAAATGAAGATGTGTGCAATAAAACTAACAACAATAGAAGAAGTCACTAACAAGAAAAAAGAAGAGCTTCTCAAATCCATAAGCAGTAAAAAAAGAGGTCATTAGTCCAAGAGCTTCTTATAGGCATTTCAGCAGTAAGAGAATGTGCAATCCACTCCATTGAAAAGTGCCAAACTCACCATCAAAAGACAAGATTTTATCAAAAACTATCCAGAACACTTGAGTATCCTAAATAAATGAGACATCATTACAACATAGGGATGGGCGTTAGAAACACCTTGTGAAACGTTACCCATTACAAGAAAGACATTTAATGCTTTTGTTCCCAGCGATAGTGATGTCCTATCAAAACTCTTCACTTACTACTACCAGCACCCGACTTAGGGGCGTACACAATAAATCCTCATTCTCCAAAGTACATACAAGGATTTGATAGACAATTTTTTGGATCGTTCGCAAGGCTCATGGAAAAGAGTCCAAAAGCGGCTTCCTAAGAAAGAGTGCATGGAATAGGTGATTCCTCTTTCTATCAATGGTAGAGTATCCCGCCCTCCAAACATGTCGATCACAATCTGATTAAATTCAAAGGTCATTCGCATAACACGTTTTCTCTCACGCAGACGGTTTTAACCGTTCATTCTATATAAGAGAGAATGTGTATCACTCCAAATACTCAAAATTATTTTAACTCTGACATTACTCATTATTCTCTCATTGATTTTGATATTGGAGTGTTAACTTTACAAGTCAACTCCCTATCTACCGCATCAGAAACTTACTCCACTTATCCAAAATTTTATCTTACCGTTTTATCAATCATTTTTATTCTCAAATGAAACACATAATAATTTGTTAACCAACCAAAAATCTTTTTCCGTAACATTTTTTCTCTCTCTATCTCTCAAAGGGTGTAAgacaatttttaaaaaaaaaaatctatgGTGAAGCTTAAGGTTCCCGAGACGGTTAAcacaaaaaataaaaacatcGTAGTAACTAACATAAGCATCAAACGATTCCTTTCTGTCACACACAATCTTATATTTATAATTATCTCATTCTTCTTTATCATCATAGGAAACAAACACTGTATCAAATAACAACGTTTTATCCCTTCTGAATATGTATTCAACCTTGATGAGTTTCTGCAGTTGTTTTTGAAAATTCTGCTTTTGATTGGAGTTTGTGGTTTCCTGAAAATTCAAACAAAATCACGGATAAACTATGCTACTTAATAGTACAGAATGCTAACAAGTAGGGACTATAGAGGCACTACAGCACTGTTGCGTTGCTGAATTTGAACAAATTGCTATATTTTGTGATCCATAATTGACAATACTACTTGATATTAACATTAATGTTGTTGATGCGAGGTGAGGACCATTGCAAGTTATATAGATTTTGGTACTGACATTCTAATCCTTGTAAGTGATGGACCATGTTATTGTTGATTTCTTGCCTCTTAAATGTTcaatataaaaagaaaaaacatGTGCATGTGGCAAACTAGGTAATGTCTAATCATGCAGTGGATATTGCTAGAAGAATGAAAGATCCACAGGAAGCGGCAAAACACAGCTGAAGCAATAAAAAAGACAGTAAAGATGATATATCTTGTGTTGTGGTTAAATTCAGGTGATTTATATGATATCTTTTACAACATGTGACATGCGGAGGTGCAGTTTATAGCAATAATAATGAAGGTATACATACAATAGTACCAAGTTATTTGCCAGAAATGGTAAAGAGAAAGAGATTTGTGAAGTTTGAAAATGCTTTTTTCATTAGATTTCATTGTTTGAGAGTGTTTGATTTCTTTCCATCAAGTGTTTGCTATTACTCAGAATCTTTTGTATACTGTCTTAATATAAAACTTGTTGCTGAAGATATTGAAAATCTTGAAGGAAGAATTATTGTCAGATCAGAGAAGATACTATCCAATGTTATCATGTCAGCAGCACAAGGGATTCAGCAGTGGAAACTTGTGTGATATCAAGTAACGCCCAAATCTGGATCGGTTAAGCAAAGTTAGCAATCTTTCCTGCATAAAATACTTTTGATACAGAGTACACCTGTGATATTTTAATCAGATTTATTACTTTTTAAGTTTTACAATAAACATGTTTGAGTACATGAACATGACAGGCAAACAGTACTACAGGGTAGGATTACAATCACTTCATTCCCAACAAAATTAAATTTATGAACTGATGATCAAAAAGATTTGACCTTCAGGTAAACCTACAAGAAGTCAAAGAATTACAGATTTAAGGTCTGAATTTTTCCGTTTAAACTATACACATTGAAGTCAATTTTCTAGAATGCTGAATGAAGTATTTCTTGATCATATGGACAAAAAAGGGATGATTACATCATTCAGAAACACAATTGACTTCTCACTATGCGTGAGGCTCAAGGGTGTGAAGATTACAAGAGAACGTGGCATAACTTGCAGCCAAGCATTTAATAGGGTATACTTCACAGGGAAAAAACTTTTCGTTACAGGCAACTTACTGGTGCATTACGCGGCTGGTGCTTTCTTCTCCAATTGAAACTGTGGCAAGGGACTTGGAAGCCCATGCCTTAGCATTCATTGCTCCTTCCTGAAGATTACTTCTTTTGCACGGCTCTTTCAAACGGTAAATCGACTGTATTATTCGCTTCAAATAAACCAAAGGATGTTCCAGCAAGGTCCATAATCTAACATTTTGGATGACCCTTCTCCAAGCATATTGAATACATATAAGCAGGGTAGGAGAAAACAGGTAGAGTAATCTCAAAACCACAAATGCAGTGGCCAAAGCCAGATAAGTTTCCTGTCGCAATAAATTTTCTGGAGATCTAGCCCATGAAAATGGACAACTTTCTGGTTCAGTGTCGCTTAGATTCTCATCATCTGATGGACGCCCAATTTTCTCAAGGGATAGTTGGTCAAGTGAATCAATCCTAATTCCTACAGTGACaaccaaaatgaaataaatataaGAAATAAGCATACAATGATGTGCTACTGCATAACATGAGGAAGATTACAAAAATTATTTTACAGACTCTTCCAACAATGCCCATGACCTTTCTATCAGCCCAACCTCCCAAGGCCCAACCGTTTCTCCTTTGTCACGTAAAAGCTACAGTAATCACTTGATTGCTATGCTACACTGGACGACTAAGGCACGGTCAAAGCATGTTGATGAAAAGTTAAAATTCAACCTTAAGTATTCAACAAGTTGTTGAAAACAAGGTTATAAACTTAAATTTTGAATTGTGAATTGGAAGACCTATTTTCCAAATCGCAAATTGAATCTTAATATTAAAAATCAACATAAAATAGTGTTTGTGAAAAAATTTACTAAAACCAAAAAATATTAGCATTTCAGCCAACAAACAGAAACCAAAAagaaaaaaacagaaaaaacatGGGAAGAGTTTGGGATGTATGGCCCAATACCACTCCCATCTCAGAAAAATATAGCATCAAACAGAAACAGAAAGCTTAGGGCCGACCGACACCCTCAATCACCCCCTAGAAACAAAAATCTCAAGCCACCCTGTCTTCCATCAGCCAACCTTCCTCTTCCAATTATCTTATGCAATGTCTTCCCCTAGTTGGAGCACTATTTTCAAACCAGACAAAAAGGGACTAAAAATCAAAAAATAGAGGAGGGAGAGGCCCCAAAGAACCGAGTAGGCAGGCAAAATTACAAAAATGAGGTGTAGGAGGGACTGTGGACAAAAACACTATACCAAGTCTTCCTTTGGAGATCCTGACTGGGGTGTTTGGGTTTAGTTTTGGTTGTTTCTGTCCCattaaagaaaaaaaattcaaaacattCAACCCTATAAGGCCTTTCCGAAACCAGCTAGACCAGGCCTACACTGCGCTTTTCAATTCAACTCATTATCTATAATATATTGATTGCTTTCTATTTCATTCAGAATCGAGATACAAATCATACGATACAACCTATGATGGTTGAGAAGAAAATGAATCATTCGGAAATAAGAGAGAAATCCTCAAAAAGAACATAATAATTAAATACAACATATTTCTTATAGTGTTGAATAAATCCATACATTTCTTCCATGGGATCGTGTTTGGAAATCATAATTTAAAGCGGTGTCTAGTTCAAAAGAGTCAAGGGAAGGGACTACATAAGATATAATTATGTTTCATTGAGAGGGGCGAAAGGGATATAGCCCTCTCTTTGTCGGGTTCTCAAGGGAGGGGAGGGGTTTCTAAACTAATTAATTTTCTAAACCCTTAGACCTTTCATGCTACATTTTGTGCAAGGACAATTTAGTCAATGCATTTAAACTATTTAAAACTCATCTTCTCTTCCCTCCAAACCCCTCAGTCAGTTTTGAAGGAGAGTCAGATCAAGTGGGGAGGTATTCTGTTTCCTCCATGTTCCCCCACCCTCCATAATATTAAAACAAAGTTTCAAAATAATCTCTACCCTCCATTTCTACCCCCACAAAAAACTATGTGATGTAAATTGTATGTGTTAAAATTTTGAAAGCTTTATAAATAGATTAAGCTCCCCTTCATTGAATGTAACTTACAAGACTGGCATGTAAAAGTTGCAGCTGAGATTGATAATAGGAAGAAAAACTAAGTAATAGAACAAAAATCTCAATGTAAAGATAAGGTTAAAAAAATAGCCCTTACATACCAGTAACATCATTGTAGAAACCTACGAGAGATACAAGCGTCCGAGAACCATGATACCGAACGCGCATAGTAGAATTCAAAATGAATAATGTAGGAAAACCATGGACACCATACTTGGATAACGTACTGCCAGAATGGAATTAACATTGAAATAAAAGAAGCCAAGAACCAATGAAAGATagagagagaaaagaaaaacTAAAGACACAAACCTTGGTCTAACCGATGATTCTTCAATAGCAAAATGAGGTATAGAAGGATGTAAGGATGAAAGAACAGAAAAAACCGGTCTAAATACCCGTGAAAAAGGACACCAGGATGCATAAAAGAGCACAGCCACATACTCATGATAATTCTTATGAACCATATTCAGTGCCTTCTGCAAAGAAGCCTCATCTCCCTGCACATCAAAACAACATAGCTATACTGTAATCTTAATTCAATCACCAAATAAACACTCTCCCGCAACTACACATAATCTAAACTCGGCAAAAAAACAGTACACCAGCATAAAATTGAGCtaattcaaaaatcatcacaaaaagacaaaaataaaattttgagGAGAGAGAAGGAGGAAAAGGGTTACCTGGGTGACACCAACATAACGAATGGATCCAAGAGAGTCTGATAACGAACAAGTCGAATCTGGAAACCCTAAAACGGAATCCAAAAGGGACTCGGTGGGACAAACGGCGGTGGCGGTGGCGGTGGCGGTGGCGGTGGCGGTGGAGGAAAGGGCCCCACAACAGAGAAAGATAGCGAGGACGAATTCCGATCTCCAAAGCCTCATCCTCGTCCCTTCCCTTTGGATTATTAATATAAAAACGGAAGAAAAAAATTGGGAACGAGAAGGAAAAAAATCGAGATGGAAATGAAACCCTAATTGGATTTGAAAAGGGGAAAATGAGAAGAGAAGAGAAGAAAAGAAAGAGGGTGATGAATGAGATAACAAGATGTGACGTGCCTGAATCTGAGTGGATGGTTTTGgaatatataaattaaaaataaaaaataaaaataaaaaaataaataatggAAGAGGGTTGGTTTGAGGAAGGTGGTGGTGAGGTGATAGGAATGGAGTATCGGTTAGTGGGAGTGAGTGTGATCGGTGGATGGAATTGGAATTGGAATTGGAATAGGAATAAGAGTGATGATACCAATCTTGTTCGATTTTGTGTTCAACTGTGAGATAGATATTACACTATGGTtggttggttggtttgttttCTAGTTTTCTATTGACTTTCTCTTTATTCTATTTTATCTTCAACTATAATTTATTCATTACGTTTAACTTCATCAAATTCATTTTATATGTACTTTACCACATTTATAATGATTGACTTTGTTAATTGAAACAAAACCGTTTCAACATGTAATGATGGAATATTATTTGATTCCTTTGGATATTACTTTGTAAATATGATTAAGATCGTCTTGAATTTTaaagagattaattgaaatacagGGACAGTCTAAAATCATTTTATACTATCATCTaattaaaattattcattttGATATATAAGCAtgtaattaaaaataaatttaattgatatacactgacagtgtaaagaACTTTTACACTATCAGCTAATCACAACTATTTATTTATTTGAaatgtttgacttttattttaaacatttaaaaaataatataaacggatgattgtgatgtattgacagtataaaactttttacactctctttctctttcttcttgcatgtttctctcactctctctttctctttcttctttcaAGTTTCTCTCACTCTCTTTATTTCTTATTTCAGTTACTTCTATTATTCTTCCCCCACTCCAGCCATTTATTCAAAATTGATCTTTATACTTTCACAAATTTTATCTCAGAAACTATATTTGCAAATCTCTACATACATGAGGTTAAACCCTAAACTAATaatattttcttcttttttatgATTATGTGACTTTCcaattttttcttgtttttttcttttaataTTAAATTTAAGTAGAATAATTTATGAGCTTATACTGATTGTTGAAACTTTATAAAATTTAAATCAATGATAGCTTGAGTTTTAACAAATAATATGGGATTTGATTAAAAGAGGGGGGATAAGATTGTATTCAATTTTACTAGCTTTACTAGTGcaatattatttttattatcatGTTTAACAGTTGTGTAAATATTGTTTGTATTATTATAACAGATTAAGAGATGCAAAACATACATGAAGATTCAACCATAGTTAGCTCTGATGACATGCTTGAAAGTGTTGTTATTGATCCTCTCAATAGCAGACTATCAGCAGAGCCTCCCTTAGAGCCATACAAAGGAATGGAGTTTGCATCAATTGAAGAGACGAGAATTTACTACACAAAGTATGCTAAGAATAAAGGTTTTAGCTTTCGTATGGGTCGTGTTACTAAATCAAGAACAAATGGTATGATAATAGGTCGAGAATTTCTT containing:
- the LOC127084217 gene encoding 5'-adenylylsulfate reductase-like 4, encoding MRLWRSEFVLAIFLCCGALSSTATATATATATAVCPTESLLDSVLGFPDSTCSLSDSLGSIRYVGVTQGDEASLQKALNMVHKNYHEYVAVLFYASWCPFSRVFRPVFSVLSSLHPSIPHFAIEESSVRPSTLSKYGVHGFPTLFILNSTMRVRYHGSRTLVSLVGFYNDVTGIRIDSLDQLSLEKIGRPSDDENLSDTEPESCPFSWARSPENLLRQETYLALATAFVVLRLLYLFSPTLLICIQYAWRRVIQNVRLWTLLEHPLVYLKRIIQSIYRLKEPCKRSNLQEGAMNAKAWASKSLATVSIGEESTSRVMHQ